A genomic segment from Nitratiruptor sp. YY08-10 encodes:
- a CDS encoding inorganic phosphate transporter, whose amino-acid sequence MDLGLYPEVKRAKKFDLKDAVRVVIALLFILGVMLYVSMYAKGIEHQTLLVVAAIFGGYMAMNIGANDVANNVGPAVGSGALSMMGAIVIAAIFEAAGALIAGADVVGTIRKGIIDPNLIANTQVFVWLMMAALLAGAIWLNLATAIGAPVSTTHSIVGGVMGAGIAAAGFAAVSWPTMGKIAASWVISPLLGGAIAALFLYVIKKNVIFQENKIEAAKKWVPLYIAIMSWAFGSYLIIKGLKHIVKVPLPTAIVIGFFIALGIYFFVKPLIVKKADRLENDRESINILFTIPLIFSAALLSFAHGANDVANAVGPLAGISDAIMSGDFGKKAPIPLWVMMVGALGIAIGLALYGPKLIRKVGSEITELDQIRAFCIALAAAITVIVASALGLPVSSTHIAVGGVFGVGFLREYLMRLEDKVKQEEERLKEEFQKAHIEEELEKLSEYKRALEALGDPKKADPFIVKALIEKINREKEVIAKLEHGQIKLTKIEKKALKALKKYELVQRSALKMIVAAWLITVPAAAVLAAMIYFMIRGIMLP is encoded by the coding sequence ATGGACTTAGGGCTCTATCCGGAAGTCAAACGGGCGAAAAAGTTTGATTTGAAAGATGCTGTTCGCGTTGTCATCGCACTGCTGTTTATTCTTGGGGTTATGTTATATGTCTCGATGTATGCTAAAGGAATAGAACATCAAACACTTCTTGTAGTTGCCGCTATTTTTGGTGGGTATATGGCTATGAATATCGGTGCAAACGATGTTGCCAACAATGTTGGCCCGGCTGTTGGAAGCGGTGCTTTATCAATGATGGGGGCTATTGTTATAGCAGCCATTTTCGAAGCTGCCGGAGCGCTCATTGCAGGAGCGGATGTTGTTGGAACCATTCGAAAAGGGATTATCGATCCAAATCTCATTGCAAATACACAAGTCTTTGTCTGGCTTATGATGGCTGCGTTGTTGGCCGGTGCCATCTGGCTCAATCTTGCTACTGCCATAGGAGCTCCTGTTTCTACAACCCATTCCATTGTGGGCGGTGTTATGGGGGCTGGTATTGCAGCTGCCGGGTTTGCTGCTGTGAGTTGGCCAACTATGGGAAAGATTGCAGCTTCATGGGTGATTTCGCCTTTGCTTGGAGGTGCGATAGCGGCTCTGTTTCTATATGTCATCAAAAAAAATGTTATTTTTCAAGAAAACAAGATCGAAGCGGCGAAAAAGTGGGTACCACTCTACATAGCCATCATGAGCTGGGCTTTTGGAAGTTATCTCATTATCAAAGGGCTCAAACATATTGTTAAAGTTCCATTACCAACGGCGATTGTGATAGGTTTTTTTATTGCGCTGGGGATCTATTTTTTTGTGAAACCGCTGATTGTAAAAAAAGCGGATCGTTTGGAAAATGACCGGGAGTCCATCAATATTCTTTTTACTATTCCTCTAATTTTCAGTGCCGCACTTCTTAGTTTTGCTCATGGGGCAAACGATGTGGCAAATGCTGTCGGGCCGCTTGCCGGGATCAGTGATGCTATTATGAGCGGAGATTTTGGGAAAAAAGCGCCGATTCCTCTTTGGGTTATGATGGTGGGAGCGCTTGGTATCGCGATAGGATTGGCGCTATATGGACCAAAACTGATACGAAAAGTTGGAAGTGAAATTACCGAGCTTGATCAAATCAGAGCTTTTTGTATAGCTTTGGCTGCAGCAATTACCGTGATTGTCGCTTCTGCATTAGGACTTCCTGTTAGCTCTACACATATTGCCGTTGGAGGCGTTTTTGGAGTCGGGTTTTTACGTGAATATCTGATGCGTTTGGAAGATAAGGTGAAACAAGAAGAGGAGAGACTCAAAGAGGAGTTTCAAAAAGCTCATATAGAAGAGGAGCTGGAAAAACTGAGCGAGTACAAAAGAGCTTTGGAAGCTTTAGGTGATCCCAAAAAGGCGGATCCTTTTATCGTAAAAGCGCTCATAGAGAAGATCAATAGAGAAAAAGAGGTGATTGCGAAACTAGAGCATGGGCAGATAAAATTGACGAAAATCGAGAAAAAGGCTTTGAAAGCGCTCAAAAAGTATGAACTTGTTCAAAGAAGTGCTTTGAAAATGATTGTAGCGGCATGGCTTATCACTGTGCCAGCAGCGGCAGTATTGGCAGCTATGATCTATTTCATGATTCGGGGGATTATGCTACCTTGA
- a CDS encoding spore photoproduct lyase family protein, whose amino-acid sequence MAYHCASSGSIGSYDLFHDSGDYATLMYDFEKKVRYSFFHSLSQEEQEFVKKKAYEYRLSANEIKQLTDMAIDLAMWDEKSLRDLWVDGPKKEVLKKIKEQYERIKTKPKNYDGFEIDKEKTHKIRFTEVDKKLGFGMCPVASPKTRCCNLWTLDMVESCGYDCSYCSIQSFYNEDTITFNTNLKEKLLALNIDPGEIYHIGTGQSSDSLMWGNRGGVLEALIAFAEKYPNVILELKTKSDNVKYLLEHDYPPNIIVTWSLNPQTIIDKEERLTASLQERLEAAKKIHDKGRLVGFHFHPMVWYEGWQQEYGEIFDTLIKTFDPSLVALVSLGTLTFIKPVIKKLRKRAMKSKILQMPLTDAAGKLSYPLEIKEQMFRFAYDALAPWRGKVFFYMCMEDHSLWKKVFGYEYPTNESFELDMKYSYLAKILQIQNKMGTIYE is encoded by the coding sequence ATGGCTTATCACTGTGCCAGCAGCGGCAGTATTGGCAGCTATGATCTATTTCATGATTCGGGGGATTATGCTACCTTGATGTATGATTTTGAAAAAAAGGTTCGATACTCTTTTTTTCATTCTTTGTCTCAAGAAGAGCAGGAGTTTGTCAAGAAAAAGGCGTATGAGTACCGCTTGAGTGCCAATGAAATCAAGCAGCTTACCGACATGGCCATTGATCTGGCTATGTGGGATGAAAAGAGTCTTCGGGATTTATGGGTCGATGGTCCGAAAAAAGAGGTATTGAAAAAGATAAAAGAACAATATGAGCGTATTAAAACAAAGCCAAAAAATTATGACGGTTTTGAGATAGATAAAGAAAAAACGCATAAAATCCGTTTTACTGAAGTTGACAAAAAGCTTGGATTTGGAATGTGCCCGGTGGCCAGTCCAAAAACACGATGTTGTAATCTTTGGACTCTGGACATGGTGGAATCTTGCGGATATGACTGTAGTTACTGTTCGATTCAGAGCTTTTACAATGAAGATACTATTACATTCAATACAAATCTGAAAGAAAAACTGCTTGCTTTGAATATTGACCCAGGAGAGATTTATCATATCGGGACCGGCCAAAGCAGTGACAGTCTCATGTGGGGCAATCGTGGTGGAGTGCTGGAAGCACTCATCGCTTTTGCTGAAAAATATCCAAACGTTATTTTGGAGTTAAAAACGAAAAGTGACAATGTCAAATATCTGCTTGAACACGACTATCCTCCGAACATAATTGTTACTTGGAGTCTCAATCCGCAAACCATTATAGACAAGGAGGAGCGACTTACAGCTTCTTTGCAAGAGCGTTTGGAAGCAGCCAAAAAAATCCATGATAAAGGCAGGTTGGTAGGTTTTCATTTTCATCCGATGGTTTGGTATGAAGGGTGGCAGCAAGAGTATGGTGAGATTTTTGACACATTGATCAAAACTTTTGATCCAAGCCTGGTGGCGTTAGTTTCTCTCGGGACATTGACATTTATCAAGCCTGTCATCAAAAAGCTTCGGAAACGGGCAATGAAAAGCAAAATTTTGCAGATGCCTCTAACAGATGCTGCCGGAAAACTCTCCTATCCGTTAGAAATCAAAGAGCAGATGTTCCGATTTGCATATGATGCATTGGCACCTTGGCGCGGGAAAGTCTTTTTCTATATGTGCATGGAAGATCACTCCTTGTGGAAAAAGGTATTTGGATATGAGTATCCAACCAATGAGAGTTTTGAATTGGATATGAAATACAGTTACTTGGCAAAAATATTACAAATACAAAATAAAATGGGAACAATTTATGAATGA
- a CDS encoding EAL domain-containing response regulator has protein sequence MNDYNFKNLTFLFVEDEKIIRDNIYDILSPFFKKIYVAKNGQEGLEIFKNHEDIDLIVTDIVMPEMDGISMVDAIREFDKEVPIIYVTAFSESDLLIKTIKQKICGYILKPIDVEELLKAIKKAGEIIEAKRLREKLKDINEYLQKEIEKKTEELRKIAFYDELTNLPNRNSLIQDLKRLEKPIVVLLDIDSFKTINDIYGIENGNYVLKEFSGFLKIFEKKYGGKFYRSGSDEFVWLQDNHFEEEKYKKIIEDMIEFISSQKIYLKGYDLGIFVDITIGVGFGKENPLEKADMALSKAIENHQRYYILKNDDTLKKEYEHYMEILKTIKIAIREDGIVPYLQSIVDKDGNINYYEALIRIKTGSTVLVPYQFLEISKKAKLYNKLSSVMIDKSMQIAKEFDRHISINLSYQDLDNKKNMEEIIQKVKYYDIGKKMVFEITENEAIRDFNNILKFIEIVKKYGVKIAIDDFGSGYSNFEYLLKMKPDLIKIDGSLIKEILVNEEAQYIVETISHFSKKLHIQTVAEFVSSQKIFEKLKELNVDKFQGYFFDKPKSYV, from the coding sequence ATGAATGATTACAACTTTAAAAATTTAACTTTTTTATTTGTTGAAGATGAAAAAATTATAAGAGATAATATTTATGACATTTTATCACCTTTTTTTAAAAAGATTTACGTGGCTAAAAATGGACAAGAAGGATTGGAGATCTTTAAAAACCATGAAGATATCGATTTGATAGTTACAGATATCGTAATGCCTGAGATGGATGGTATTTCTATGGTAGATGCAATTAGAGAGTTTGATAAAGAAGTACCTATTATCTATGTAACAGCTTTTAGTGAATCGGATCTTTTGATAAAAACGATAAAACAAAAAATATGTGGGTATATTTTAAAACCAATAGATGTTGAAGAGCTGTTGAAAGCTATCAAAAAGGCTGGTGAGATTATTGAAGCAAAAAGATTAAGAGAAAAATTAAAAGATATCAATGAGTATCTGCAAAAAGAGATTGAAAAGAAGACCGAAGAATTAAGAAAAATAGCCTTTTATGATGAGTTAACAAATCTTCCAAATAGAAACTCTTTGATTCAAGATTTAAAAAGACTGGAAAAACCTATAGTAGTATTATTGGACATTGATTCCTTTAAAACAATAAATGATATTTATGGGATAGAAAATGGAAATTATGTTTTAAAAGAGTTTTCTGGTTTTTTAAAAATTTTTGAAAAAAAATATGGGGGGAAATTTTATCGTTCAGGATCTGATGAGTTTGTTTGGTTGCAAGATAATCATTTTGAAGAAGAAAAATATAAAAAAATCATAGAGGATATGATAGAGTTTATCTCTTCTCAAAAAATATATTTAAAAGGATATGATTTAGGGATATTTGTAGATATCACTATAGGTGTCGGATTTGGGAAAGAGAATCCATTGGAAAAAGCAGATATGGCTTTAAGTAAAGCGATAGAAAATCATCAAAGATACTATATCTTAAAAAATGATGATACCTTGAAAAAAGAGTATGAACACTATATGGAAATTTTAAAAACGATAAAAATAGCTATTAGAGAAGATGGTATCGTTCCCTATTTACAATCTATAGTTGATAAAGATGGGAATATCAATTATTATGAAGCTTTAATAAGGATAAAAACCGGTAGTACTGTTTTGGTTCCTTACCAATTTCTAGAAATTTCAAAAAAAGCAAAACTCTACAATAAACTTTCAAGCGTAATGATAGATAAATCTATGCAAATTGCAAAAGAGTTTGATCGACATATAAGTATAAATCTTTCTTATCAAGACCTGGATAATAAAAAAAATATGGAAGAGATAATACAAAAAGTTAAATATTATGATATTGGTAAAAAAATGGTATTTGAGATTACAGAAAATGAAGCAATAAGGGATTTTAATAATATCTTGAAATTTATAGAAATAGTAAAAAAATATGGGGTAAAAATTGCAATTGATGATTTTGGAAGCGGTTATTCGAATTTTGAGTATCTCTTGAAAATGAAACCTGATTTGATCAAAATAGATGGATCCTTGATCAAAGAGATTTTAGTGAATGAAGAAGCACAATATATTGTCGAAACAATCTCTCATTTTTCAAAAAAATTGCATATTCAAACAGTGGCAGAATTTGTGTCTTCACAAAAGATATTTGAGAAATTGAAAGAGTTAAATGTTGACAAATTTCAAGGATACTTTTTTGATAAGCCGAAAAGTTATGTGTAA
- a CDS encoding ATP-binding protein: MFKKYNLANLSLRYKIALMLIALLSLLAYLNLTNLIKKQSKYAEIINISGRQRMLSQQIALFAIYYKTKDLKQKAELMEKSHNFLISLKNMPLRVEKIFFEKPVFLDKRVKRYIQEAKHFYETRSGKSLSYILTHSQTLLKDLDRVVYEYQKESERQTNELVKKEQFILILTLLALLIEALFIFRPAIKKIEEYMKQLFDEKMFEEAIVNSSPVAIIAVDEEMKVNVFNQNAKKIFGFEKEEMRDKNSLKNIIPEKYYEAHLKGFTNFIKSGILKHDNKPLELEGKRKNGEIFPIRVSFGTTTLNDKKIVIANIEDIQLEKEKDKILLQQSRIAALGEMIGNIAHQWRQPLNAIKIVASGLKMRKKTGLLKMEDIDKDIEKIMNYTDYLSQTIDDFRNFFKQDKTKEKFNVLDVAKRALSLVEASYEHHNIKTVFEYDQNMEYFYVGYPNELAQVFLNILNNAKDVLIEKNIKDKVVKISLAQTKEKLVVEICDNGGGVEDSIMVKIFDPYFTTKHKAQGTGMGLYMSKQIIEKHFHGFLSVRNKKFTIENKELYGACFKIELLFPQNEN; this comes from the coding sequence ATGTTTAAAAAATATAATTTGGCAAATCTTTCGTTAAGGTATAAAATAGCTTTAATGTTGATTGCACTTTTGTCTCTTCTTGCTTATTTGAATCTTACAAATCTCATAAAAAAGCAGTCTAAATACGCAGAAATTATAAATATCAGTGGTAGACAAAGGATGTTATCCCAGCAGATTGCCCTTTTTGCAATATATTACAAAACCAAAGATTTGAAACAAAAAGCCGAGTTAATGGAAAAATCCCACAATTTTCTAATATCTTTAAAAAATATGCCATTAAGGGTTGAAAAAATATTTTTTGAAAAACCGGTCTTTTTGGATAAAAGGGTCAAAAGATATATCCAGGAGGCAAAACACTTTTATGAAACGAGAAGTGGAAAAAGTTTATCGTATATATTGACTCATTCGCAAACACTGTTAAAAGATCTAGATAGAGTTGTATATGAGTATCAAAAAGAGAGTGAAAGACAAACAAATGAACTTGTAAAAAAAGAGCAATTCATTTTGATTTTAACTCTTTTAGCACTATTGATTGAAGCATTATTTATTTTTAGACCGGCCATTAAGAAAATAGAAGAATACATGAAGCAACTCTTTGACGAAAAAATGTTTGAAGAGGCTATCGTCAATTCAAGTCCGGTGGCAATCATTGCAGTCGATGAAGAGATGAAAGTAAATGTTTTCAATCAAAATGCTAAAAAGATTTTTGGTTTTGAAAAAGAGGAGATGAGAGATAAAAACTCTTTGAAAAATATTATTCCGGAAAAATACTATGAAGCACATTTAAAAGGTTTTACCAACTTTATAAAAAGTGGGATTTTAAAACATGATAACAAACCTTTGGAACTTGAAGGCAAAAGAAAAAATGGTGAAATTTTTCCTATACGAGTCTCTTTTGGAACAACAACCTTGAACGATAAAAAAATTGTCATTGCAAATATTGAAGATATACAATTAGAAAAAGAGAAAGACAAGATTTTACTTCAGCAATCAAGAATAGCTGCTTTAGGAGAGATGATAGGAAATATTGCACATCAGTGGCGTCAACCTTTAAATGCGATTAAAATTGTTGCGAGTGGCTTGAAAATGAGGAAAAAAACTGGTCTTTTAAAAATGGAAGATATCGATAAAGATATAGAAAAAATTATGAATTATACAGATTATCTTTCGCAAACTATTGATGATTTTAGAAATTTTTTCAAACAAGATAAAACAAAAGAGAAGTTTAATGTATTAGATGTTGCCAAACGTGCACTCTCTTTGGTTGAGGCTTCTTACGAGCATCATAATATCAAAACGGTTTTTGAATATGATCAAAATATGGAATATTTTTATGTAGGCTATCCAAATGAGCTTGCGCAAGTTTTTTTAAACATTTTAAATAATGCCAAAGATGTATTGATTGAAAAAAATATAAAAGACAAAGTTGTAAAGATATCACTGGCTCAAACGAAAGAGAAATTGGTTGTAGAAATTTGTGATAATGGTGGAGGTGTAGAAGACAGCATTATGGTAAAAATTTTCGACCCTTATTTTACTACCAAACATAAAGCCCAAGGAACCGGTATGGGGCTATATATGAGCAAACAGATAATAGAAAAACATTTCCATGGATTTTTAAGCGTTAGAAATAAAAAATTTACAATAGAAAATAAAGAGCTGTATGGCGCTTGTTTCAAGATAGAACTACTCTTTCCTCAGAATGAGAACTAA
- a CDS encoding 4Fe-4S dicluster domain-containing protein, producing MKLGFLVDLDLCMGCKGCEVSCKVENKVPLHSWRLRVKYVDVGVYPETKRTYTPLRCNHCEDAPCERICPVSALHYLENGIVNIDKERCIGCAGCMMACPYGAIYMDPETNTADKCTYCAHRIASEMMPACVVACPVEANIFGDLDDPTSHISQYIMRHQKDGGVRVRKPEKNTHPKHFYVGGGEVQLNPLASKREEGYNLFNNITHLDHIGGH from the coding sequence ATGAAGTTAGGCTTTTTGGTTGACCTGGACCTCTGTATGGGGTGTAAAGGGTGCGAGGTCTCCTGTAAGGTGGAAAATAAAGTGCCACTTCATTCTTGGAGATTACGAGTCAAATATGTAGATGTCGGTGTATATCCAGAAACAAAACGAACTTATACACCTCTAAGATGTAACCACTGTGAAGATGCGCCATGTGAGCGAATCTGTCCGGTGAGTGCACTGCATTATCTTGAAAACGGCATTGTCAATATCGATAAAGAGCGATGTATTGGGTGTGCTGGATGTATGATGGCATGTCCATATGGTGCGATCTATATGGATCCTGAAACAAATACTGCAGATAAATGTACATACTGTGCACACAGAATAGCCAGCGAGATGATGCCAGCATGTGTTGTAGCTTGTCCAGTTGAGGCAAACATCTTCGGTGATTTGGATGATCCAACCAGTCATATCAGCCAATACATCATGAGACACCAAAAAGATGGTGGAGTAAGAGTACGAAAACCAGAGAAAAATACCCATCCTAAACATTTTTATGTCGGTGGAGGTGAGGTGCAACTCAATCCTCTAGCTTCTAAACGAGAAGAGGGATACAACCTATTTAACAACATTACTCATCTAGACCATATAGGAGGCCACTAA
- the nrfD gene encoding NrfD/PsrC family molybdoenzyme membrane anchor subunit, with product MVEHTVAATNAIVTLDVAIPKVIWGWMITLNMWAKSIGTGVILVGAFLLARYGDKVGDKVKLWMPIISFIFLNIFLLFTLLDLHQPFRMWHIFVYPHFTSAITVGAWMATVFTGIVFVMCVIAVKKYLLKQPCKLEGLYNPLLKAAVILAIPVTLYTATIMGEATARELWQTPTELAQMLLAALLCGSAVFLIIGGNWSYEVKRDLAIILGSSAFLSFTIYMGEYYFGHMKAEEVAAILAYVKEHGPYHVMFWAGQWLAFIIPMILVYFSLKSRSSSLLYLASVSAIVGLYVAKHVWLIIPQLLPLS from the coding sequence ATGGTAGAGCATACTGTTGCAGCGACTAACGCTATCGTTACATTAGATGTCGCAATTCCCAAAGTAATCTGGGGATGGATGATTACACTGAATATGTGGGCAAAAAGTATAGGTACTGGAGTTATCCTTGTTGGTGCGTTTTTACTTGCAAGATATGGTGATAAAGTTGGCGACAAAGTAAAACTGTGGATGCCTATAATCTCTTTTATTTTTCTCAATATATTCTTGCTTTTTACACTGTTGGATTTGCATCAACCGTTTAGAATGTGGCACATTTTTGTCTATCCACACTTCACAAGTGCAATTACAGTAGGTGCGTGGATGGCAACTGTTTTTACCGGTATCGTTTTTGTTATGTGTGTGATCGCTGTTAAAAAATATCTTCTCAAACAGCCTTGCAAATTGGAAGGGTTATATAATCCCCTCTTAAAAGCCGCGGTTATCCTTGCTATTCCTGTGACACTTTACACTGCGACTATCATGGGTGAGGCAACAGCAAGAGAGCTTTGGCAAACACCAACGGAACTTGCTCAGATGCTTTTGGCAGCACTTCTATGTGGTAGTGCGGTATTTCTCATTATCGGTGGCAACTGGAGTTATGAAGTAAAAAGAGATTTGGCGATTATTCTTGGATCAAGTGCATTTTTAAGTTTTACAATCTACATGGGTGAATACTACTTTGGACATATGAAAGCAGAGGAAGTAGCGGCAATCTTGGCATACGTAAAAGAGCATGGACCGTACCATGTAATGTTCTGGGCAGGACAGTGGCTTGCATTTATCATTCCAATGATTTTAGTTTATTTCAGTTTGAAATCAAGAAGTAGTTCACTACTCTATCTTGCAAGCGTTTCAGCAATTGTTGGGCTCTATGTTGCAAAACATGTATGGCTTATCATTCCACAACTATTACCTCTTAGCTAA